The nucleotide sequence GGGGAGATAAATTTCTCTTCAGGCATAGCTCGACGAAAATTTAAACTGATACTCAAATGATATTTGCCTGAACTTCGCTcctcaaaattaaattgacTTACAACCGATTGCCAAAAAGAACGCTATGTTTTCAGCTGAAAGAAaagataaaaataataaatatataaataaatataattttacaacAAACTTAAGGTTATTAACGTAGGAAGATAAGCAACAACCACATTGCATAAATAATTTCTTAGGATATATTCCCTAAATAAAACCGAAAGGCATACAATTTTGTCTCAGCACTTTATTAAAAGCCAGATTCCCAACCGATAATAATTGTTCCTAAAATGTCATATAAACTCTTCCTTCTTTGGGTGGTGCCGGTGGTGTTTTTGCTTTGGCGGGTTCCATTGACGCGGATGGCACGAATGTTCGTATATCGCAAATTGCTTATAGTAAAGTTCTTCGTGGTGGTGGGCACCACTGTGGTTGTTGTGGCGGTTTCGTTGCTTTGTAAAAGGTCAGATGCCAGGAGGAGAATTACGAATTGGATGGTAGCTGCTCTCATCTTGGAACGTCTGATCTCGGGTTGCGCCAACCATCTGGTGGATTGGGCTCTTATAGGCACGCAGCTTTTCAGCCAAAGATTATTGCAAAATTTACGCAGCTGGCTCTTAGAAATTATTTGCTTATTTGCAATAACGATtggaaagaaaaatatattgttgatTAAAATATAGCATTACACacttaaataaattgttgGGAATACTTTATCATTTTATGAGGTGAATTTTTTGTTGTaatgtttttttaagaaaCATCGAATTTCCTAGAACATCATTAAACATaagtattatattatattttctaacGGTTGTtattcaaataaatttaatatgacACTGACTCCAATTGCATTTTAATATTACTTATTTTTGAATAGCGCCCAAATTCGAGCAACGAAATCTTTACAATCTCTCTGGCTTGTTTCCTACCAACCAGCTTTCCACCAACGACAATATCATCCCAGATCTATAGCATATCTGATCGAAAAGATGTGATGCAGCTTGTATTTAACTaactaacttcttaataagAATGGAATAACAAAGATACTAAAAGCTTTTTGTGCTACTTCTTGCGTGGTATTTTGACAGCTGTAGATATTTGGCAATATGAAAATTGCCATTCTATCGATTTGTTGGCGCAGCTGTCGACCGTCCTCACAAAAGATCCATGAACTGTACAAGTGGTATAAAAGCCATCGCTGAAGATGCAAAGATTATCATCCCAACACATCCGTTTGAACTGATATCAACTATGCGGACAACCACTTTGCTTTTGGGCCTGGGCCTCTTGGTTCTCTGCTTTTCGAGCTACAGCAATGCGGCTGATGATCCGACCACTCCAACTGATGGCAGCACCACCCCCACTGATGGAAGCACCACTCCCACTGATGGCAGCACTACTCCCACAGATGGCAGCACCACTCCCACTGATGGCAGCACCACCCCCACTGATGGGAGCACCACCCCAACTGATGGCAGCACTACCCCAACTGATGGCAGCACCTCACCTACAGATGGCAGCACCACTCCCACTGATGGCAGCACCACCCCCACTGATGGGAGCACCACCCCAACTGATGGCAGCACTACCCCAACTGATGGCAGCACCTCACCAACAGATGGCAGCACCACTCCCACTGATGGCAACACCACTCCCACTGATGATAACACTTCTCCGTCGACTGGAGGCAGTACCTCTCCCTCAGCGGGTGTTGCCACAAGTCCTGTGACAGGAAGCAATAACAATAGGAATGCTAGTAACCGCCGAAACCGCCAACGTCGCCAGCGGGCACGACGTCAACGTCGCCGTCAAAATCAACGCAGGAGGAACCGCCGGAACCGCAGGAATAATAGGATCACCAGGAACGGCTGAGCGGTCATAATTGGGTTTATTAATTTACTCAAAGAAAAAAAGCATTAATAAAAGGAATTCCTAAAAAGTCTTAAGTTCAGTTTTTCTGAAAACAACTATTCTGAATTGTTTCATATCCCACTTGCTCTATAAGTGATCCATAAATACAGCTGGTGATATGACATCTGAAAACAATCTTAACCTTGCCCGTCATATGAATACATCCAAGTTTTcaattcaaattttcatttCACTTGAACTTTGATATTGAAATGTTTCGGATTAGATTTTCTATCACTTATGCACACAGACTCGTCAGTTTAATAGACTCATTTTAACGCAAAACTTGATTGTCCATTAAAGCACTTTATTTCCTTTGACCTATTGAAATGTAGAAGTCATAATAATTCCTGTTTTATACCCACTAAAACAGGTTAGTCCACAATCAGTAGAAATTATTTATCACAGATCAAAGTTTGTTTATTATATAAATGTAAATTTTTCAGGGATTCAccgaaatatataatatatctGGAAGATTCATTGGCCAACTTTTTTGGAAATAACAAGTTATATGACAATTATTTGACTAAAACCAAGGAACTCGGACTACCAGGTGGTGTCAATCTCAGCTTCATCCTTGCACTGGATCTTAATATTGGTGCTTTCACCCTTTTCCAGCAGCCATGGTCTGTCCCAGATCTTCACGGTACACTCCTTGTTGTCAGATCCGTTGGACAGTTCCACCTCGAATTTGTACAGAGAACCGGCCACCAGTTGGCTAGTTGCAGATGACACATTCACCACTCTGGAATTAAtaagattttgaaattataaaTCCAAAAAATCGTAGTTATATTCGTTAAGtataaaagatttttaaaatttggcATTACCATGATAATGTATACCATGTATTTTGCGTTTTATGTCACAGTTCTCACAAAAACTTAATAACAGACCTCTGCTTTTTGCAATATGATATCACCATCACCAACATTTCCAATGTTGTTTTTATCGCTATCTaaaagaaaattgaaaattatatattcttaCTCGTATTTGGGACCATCTCCTGCTGCAAGTTTGGTGAGGGTGTTGGTCAGAAGatcctttgcctttgccagaTCATCTCCCTCTAGGGGCTTT is from Drosophila suzukii chromosome 3, CBGP_Dsuzu_IsoJpt1.0, whole genome shotgun sequence and encodes:
- the LOC118877889 gene encoding cystatin-like protein, whose protein sequence is MQAVKVIFVLSLTLAVAFGRKPLGAPKPLEGDDLAKAKDLLTNTLTKLAAGDGPKYEVVNVSSATSQLVAGSLYKFEVELSNGSDNKECTVKIWDRPWLLEKGESTNIKIQCKDEAEIDTTW
- the LOC108007068 gene encoding nuclear pore complex protein DDB_G0274915; amino-acid sequence: MRSATIIFNIFVLAACLLKSSEAVTCSAAPNVVGCIDCTTDPTNAECVAEAAANATTTRPISTGGNRKIVTISDLNYSVTRRVRLNNTSSPSTNRNGRNNGRRVTRGNSNRRNNNSRRGNSRNNRGNSRNNRGNIRVRVGPFYRFVGAAVDRPHKRSMNCTSGIKAIAEDAKIIIPTHPFELISTMRTTTLLLGLGLLVLCFSSYSNAADDPTTPTDGSTTPTDGSTTPTDGSTTPTDGSTTPTDGSTTPTDGSTTPTDGSTTPTDGSTSPTDGSTTPTDGSTTPTDGSTTPTDGSTTPTDGSTSPTDGSTTPTDGNTTPTDDNTSPSTGGSTSPSAGVATSPVTGSNNNRNASNRRNRQRRQRARRQRRRQNQRRRNRRNRRNNRITRNG